A region of Mycolicibacterium brumae DNA encodes the following proteins:
- a CDS encoding MlaD family protein, giving the protein MSALLLRAVRAAVSHRLILSVVGQLLLVVAGVGYLMFGTLGVNPLRSQIAVQIELADSGGLLAGQDVTLRGVPIGRVSSVDLSGDQVVATAVLDADHRIPFQGTAVRVSALSPAGEQYVNFEPTGTAGPYLRDGAVIDREHTVTPVPLWQLLTNIDGVLAQAQPARIQGVLDELGVSASGPQKLRDLLGGAQVLLSALDGVLPETMTLMRGSRTVFRVFSDSSSGMQAMSANLSGTLRGVGARDAGIRRMLTQTPDVLASVDRVIEENSPTMVELLGNLTTVAQLSYVRVPALDQLFNDERQPMLDGIASLMHDGAIWAIADIYPRYVCHYPHPRDVPFIPSYPEPFLYTYCQNDDPSLLVRGARNAPRPAGDDTANPPEGLDTLRRADPTPRTEHTIDIPYGGPVLPPESQPIRQGTAW; this is encoded by the coding sequence GTGAGCGCGCTGCTGCTGCGGGCGGTCCGCGCCGCCGTCTCCCACCGGCTGATCCTGTCGGTGGTCGGCCAGCTGCTGCTGGTGGTGGCCGGCGTCGGCTATCTGATGTTCGGCACGCTCGGGGTGAACCCGCTGCGCAGCCAGATCGCCGTGCAGATCGAACTCGCCGACTCCGGCGGCCTGCTGGCCGGCCAGGACGTCACCCTGCGCGGCGTCCCGATCGGCCGGGTGTCCTCGGTGGACCTGTCCGGAGACCAGGTCGTCGCGACCGCGGTGCTCGACGCCGACCACCGAATCCCGTTCCAGGGCACAGCGGTTCGGGTGTCCGCGCTGTCCCCTGCCGGTGAGCAGTACGTCAACTTCGAGCCGACCGGGACCGCCGGCCCGTACCTGCGCGACGGGGCGGTGATCGACCGGGAGCACACCGTGACGCCGGTGCCGCTGTGGCAGCTGCTGACCAATATCGACGGGGTGCTCGCTCAGGCGCAACCCGCGCGGATCCAGGGTGTGCTGGACGAACTCGGCGTCAGCGCGTCGGGCCCGCAGAAACTGCGGGATCTGCTCGGCGGCGCGCAGGTGCTGCTGTCCGCGCTGGACGGGGTGCTGCCGGAGACCATGACGCTGATGCGCGGCAGCCGCACGGTGTTCCGCGTCTTCTCCGATTCGTCGTCGGGGATGCAGGCGATGTCGGCGAACCTGTCCGGAACGCTGCGCGGGGTCGGCGCGCGTGATGCCGGCATCCGCCGGATGCTCACCCAGACCCCGGATGTGCTGGCCAGCGTGGACCGGGTCATCGAGGAGAACTCACCGACCATGGTGGAACTGCTCGGCAACCTGACCACCGTCGCCCAACTGTCCTACGTGCGGGTGCCGGCGCTGGACCAATTGTTCAACGACGAGCGCCAGCCGATGCTCGACGGCATCGCCTCGCTGATGCATGACGGCGCGATCTGGGCCATCGCCGACATCTACCCCCGCTACGTGTGCCACTACCCGCACCCGCGCGACGTGCCGTTCATTCCGAGCTACCCGGAACCGTTCCTCTACACCTACTGCCAGAACGACGACCCCTCGCTGCTGGTCCGCGGGGCCCGCAACGCGCCGCGCCCGGCCGGTGACGACACCGCGAACCCGCCCGAGGGGCTGGACACGCTGCGCCGCGCGGACCCGACGCCGAGAACCGAACACACCATCGACATCCCCTATGGCGGACCGGTGCTCCCCCCGGAGTCCCAGCCCATCCGCCAGGGAACGGCCTGGTAG
- a CDS encoding carotenoid oxygenase family protein — protein MTDVAEPKIKTYTPLYDEYNYTIDDVEGELPEDLRGTLYRNGPGKMEAGGTPLGHLFDGDGMLSMFTMADGKTHFRNRFIQTKHYQKSIVSDAAPFRALGTMRAGGVLANALRFPANVANTAVVMHAGKLLALWEGGRPTELDPDTLRTKGEHDFDGELKWLGAFSAHPKWDWDTGELFNFGMAMAPVPRLICYRVDRAGKMRRLAHVNLPGPMFNHDVGLTKKHMVFVVPPLVFPLPKFFGAAFGLRNYMDALEYDASRGTMIALVPRDGGKPRILHTDPQLHLHMCNAYEDGDDTVVELLNYHATWEQLNGQLSAIDSLADTGTMPYGGIPTRMRIGRGGRISVEEFSGLNGEFPAINVKRMATRNRYTYLSAGLDGSVVPNALAKIDADTGKETLLRMPDGHLPHEAVFAARPDAQSEDDGWLLMPVLDAVNNIANLTIVDARDIEAGPVYTGRLSHHLPLTFHGCYTPRVARPPR, from the coding sequence GTGACCGACGTCGCCGAGCCCAAGATCAAGACCTACACACCGCTGTACGACGAGTACAACTACACCATCGACGATGTCGAGGGCGAACTCCCCGAGGACCTGCGCGGCACGCTGTACCGCAACGGGCCCGGGAAGATGGAGGCCGGCGGAACCCCGCTGGGGCACCTGTTCGACGGCGACGGGATGCTGTCGATGTTCACCATGGCCGACGGGAAGACGCACTTCCGCAACCGGTTCATCCAGACCAAGCACTATCAGAAATCCATCGTCTCCGACGCGGCGCCGTTCCGGGCGCTGGGCACCATGCGCGCCGGCGGGGTGCTGGCCAACGCGCTGCGATTCCCGGCGAATGTGGCCAACACCGCGGTGGTGATGCACGCCGGGAAGCTGCTGGCGCTGTGGGAGGGCGGTCGGCCCACCGAACTGGACCCGGACACGCTGCGCACCAAGGGCGAGCACGACTTCGACGGCGAGCTGAAATGGCTGGGCGCGTTCTCCGCGCATCCCAAGTGGGACTGGGACACCGGGGAGCTCTTCAACTTCGGGATGGCGATGGCGCCGGTGCCGCGGCTGATCTGCTACCGGGTGGACCGGGCCGGGAAGATGCGCCGGCTCGCGCATGTGAACCTGCCCGGCCCGATGTTCAACCACGACGTCGGGCTGACCAAGAAGCACATGGTGTTCGTGGTGCCGCCGCTGGTGTTCCCGCTGCCGAAGTTCTTCGGCGCGGCGTTCGGGTTGCGCAACTACATGGACGCATTGGAGTACGACGCGTCGCGGGGCACCATGATCGCGCTGGTGCCCCGAGACGGCGGCAAACCCCGCATCCTGCACACCGATCCGCAACTGCACCTGCACATGTGCAACGCCTACGAGGACGGCGACGACACCGTCGTCGAACTGCTGAACTACCACGCCACCTGGGAGCAGCTCAACGGGCAGCTGTCGGCGATCGACTCGCTCGCCGACACCGGGACGATGCCCTACGGCGGGATCCCGACCCGGATGCGGATCGGCCGCGGCGGTCGCATCTCGGTGGAGGAGTTCTCCGGCCTCAACGGCGAGTTCCCGGCCATCAACGTCAAGCGGATGGCCACCCGTAACCGCTACACCTACCTGTCGGCCGGTCTGGACGGCAGCGTCGTCCCGAACGCGCTGGCCAAGATCGACGCCGACACCGGCAAGGAGACGCTGCTGCGGATGCCCGACGGGCACCTGCCGCACGAGGCGGTGTTCGCCGCCCGTCCGGACGCGCAGTCCGAGGACGACGGCTGGCTGTTGATGCCGGTGCTCGACGCGGTGAACAACATCGCCAACCTGACCATCGTCGACGCCCGCGATATCGAGGCCGGGCCGGTGTACACCGGCCGGCTGAGCCATCACCTGCCGTTGACGTTCCACGGC
- a CDS encoding MlaD family protein — MRHRILGIAVTAAVTLTGCSAGVEQLPLPAPGLSGPSYQISAEFSNALNLPDRAKVRVDGADVGEVVAMKAVDYTAVVSMRIINDVRLPKGTTAELRSATPLGDVFVALRPPADAGPAGPVMADGDTIALDATAAAATVEQVLASASLLVNGGVVRNLTRVLNGVGSAVGKDGAGLTELIRESRALVSTMAGRSEEIHTMLTATKQLADVLDSRRDTINGVLDASSPALATIADNTTAIVTLINEMGSVTEQLKKFPSIQGTDTRSLIADLNTLSAAFNETSLDPRVTLDNLLRFIPVGIKLFSTNAPAADVDLQQLALGHIEDMNHFADPGFTGPKWHNWDALVGSIRQVLTQLGDRVWDDRPDDDQIWGPPR, encoded by the coding sequence ATGAGACACCGCATCCTGGGAATCGCCGTCACCGCCGCCGTGACGCTGACCGGCTGCTCGGCCGGGGTCGAGCAATTGCCGCTGCCCGCGCCCGGGCTGAGCGGGCCCAGCTACCAGATCAGCGCCGAGTTCTCCAACGCGCTGAACCTGCCGGACCGCGCGAAGGTTCGTGTCGACGGCGCCGATGTCGGCGAAGTGGTGGCGATGAAGGCCGTCGACTACACCGCGGTGGTGTCGATGCGGATCATCAACGACGTGCGGCTGCCGAAGGGCACCACCGCCGAATTGCGTTCGGCAACCCCGCTCGGCGACGTCTTCGTGGCGCTGCGCCCGCCCGCCGACGCCGGTCCGGCCGGGCCGGTGATGGCCGACGGCGACACCATCGCGCTGGACGCGACCGCCGCCGCGGCCACCGTGGAGCAGGTGCTCGCCTCGGCGTCGCTGTTGGTCAACGGCGGCGTGGTGCGCAACCTGACCCGGGTGCTCAACGGGGTCGGCTCGGCGGTCGGCAAGGACGGCGCCGGGCTGACGGAGCTGATCCGGGAGTCCCGCGCCCTGGTGTCCACCATGGCCGGTCGCTCCGAGGAGATCCACACCATGCTCACCGCGACCAAGCAGCTCGCCGACGTGCTGGACAGTCGGCGCGACACCATCAACGGCGTGTTGGACGCGTCGAGTCCCGCGCTGGCGACCATCGCCGACAACACCACCGCCATCGTGACGCTGATCAACGAAATGGGTTCGGTCACCGAACAACTCAAGAAATTCCCGTCCATCCAGGGGACCGACACCCGCAGCCTCATCGCGGACCTGAACACGCTGTCCGCGGCGTTCAACGAGACCTCGCTGGATCCGCGGGTCACCCTGGACAACCTGCTGCGCTTCATCCCGGTCGGCATCAAACTGTTCTCCACCAACGCCCCGGCCGCCGACGTCGACCTGCAGCAGCTGGCGCTCGGCCACATCGAGGACATGAACCACTTCGCCGATCCGGGTTTCACCGGCCCGAAGTGGCACAACTGGGACGCCCTGGTGGGCTCCATCCGGCAGGTGCTCACCCAACTCGGCGACCGGGTGTGGGACGACCGGCCCGACGACGACCAGATCTGGGGGCCGCCCCGGTGA
- a CDS encoding MCE family protein — MRRGTIGLAALLATVAVLIGGAVLMRPDEPKKMVITAQFDNVIGLYSGNSVAILGMPVGTVGSITPAGDHVDVELEIDPGHDLPADVQAVTVGTSILTDRHVELTPPYAGGPKLDNGAVLGPESTRTPIEFDRVLAMVEKLGVAMGGDGHGGGPLDNVLTATSNITTGNGKHIKTALTQLSEALRTGADGGAATRENITAIVTQLAALTDAAAQNDAQVREFGTYVRTVSDILAEQNVGGGDTGRKLNEVLTQVNELLDSGGENLTSTLGSANRLTKSLSDYRRELSEVFDVAPLAIDNVSGAMDTQNGMLRVGAHFDSVFFDSSMTKEVCNIMGLRQLGCRTGSIKDLGPDFGVTSMLEAMTRLPGK; from the coding sequence ATGAGGCGGGGCACGATCGGGTTGGCCGCGCTGCTCGCCACGGTGGCGGTGTTGATCGGCGGCGCGGTGCTGATGCGCCCCGACGAGCCCAAGAAGATGGTGATCACCGCGCAGTTCGACAATGTCATCGGCCTCTACAGCGGGAACTCGGTGGCGATCCTGGGCATGCCGGTCGGCACGGTCGGCTCGATCACCCCGGCCGGCGACCACGTCGACGTGGAGTTGGAGATCGACCCCGGCCACGACCTGCCGGCCGACGTCCAGGCCGTCACGGTGGGCACCTCCATCCTCACCGACCGGCACGTCGAACTCACCCCGCCGTATGCCGGCGGGCCGAAACTGGACAACGGCGCGGTGCTCGGCCCGGAATCCACCCGCACCCCCATCGAATTCGACCGGGTGCTGGCGATGGTGGAGAAGCTCGGTGTGGCGATGGGCGGCGACGGCCACGGCGGCGGTCCGCTGGACAATGTGCTCACCGCCACCTCGAATATCACCACCGGCAACGGCAAACACATCAAGACCGCGCTGACCCAGCTCTCGGAGGCGCTGCGGACCGGGGCCGACGGCGGCGCGGCGACCCGGGAGAACATCACCGCGATCGTCACCCAACTCGCCGCGCTCACCGACGCCGCCGCCCAAAACGACGCGCAGGTGCGCGAATTCGGGACCTACGTGCGGACCGTCAGCGACATCCTGGCCGAGCAGAACGTCGGTGGTGGCGACACCGGCCGCAAACTCAACGAGGTGCTCACCCAGGTCAATGAACTGCTCGACTCCGGCGGCGAGAACCTCACCAGCACCCTGGGCAGCGCCAACCGGCTGACCAAATCACTGTCGGACTACCGCCGGGAACTCTCCGAGGTGTTCGACGTGGCGCCGCTGGCCATCGACAACGTCTCCGGCGCCATGGACACCCAGAACGGAATGCTGCGCGTCGGGGCGCATTTCGACTCGGTGTTCTTCGACAGCTCCATGACCAAGGAGGTCTGCAACATCATGGGTCTGCGCCAATTGGGTTGCCGCACCGGGTCGATCAAGGACCTGGGCCCCGATTTCGGTGTCACCTCGATGCTGGAGGCGATGACGAGGTTGCCGGGCAAATGA